A part of Saimiri boliviensis isolate mSaiBol1 chromosome 13, mSaiBol1.pri, whole genome shotgun sequence genomic DNA contains:
- the MEP1B gene encoding meprin A subunit beta, protein MDLWNLSWFLFLDALLVISGLPTPENFDIDGGMDQDIFDINEGLGLDLFEGDIRLDGAQVRNSIIGEDYRWPHTIPYVLEDSLEMNAKGVILNAFERYRLKTCIDFKPWTGETNYISVIKGSGCWSSVGNRRVGRQELSIGANCDRIATVQHEFLHALGFWHEQSRSDRDDYVRIMWDRIQSGREHNFNAYSDSVTDSLNVAYDYTSVMHYSKTAFQNGTEPTIVTRISDFEDVIGQRMDFSDADLLKLNRLYNCSSSLSFMDSCNFELENVCGMIQSSGDNADWQRVSQVPRGPESDHSNMGQCQGSGFFMHFDTSSVNVGNTAVLESRTLYPKRGFQCLQFYLYNSGSESDQLNIYIREYSADNVNSNLILVEEIKEIPTGSWQLYHVTLQVTKKFRVVFEGRKGSGASLGGLSIDDINLSETQCPHHTWHIRNFTEFIGSPNGTLYSPPFYSSKGYAFQIFLDLADVTNAGIYFHLISGANDDQLQWPCPWQQATMTLLDQNPDIRQRMSNQRSITTDPFMTTGNGIYFWDRPSKVGAVAFFPNGTEFRRGRGYGTSAFITHERLKSRDFIKGNDVYILLTVEDISHLNSTQIQPSPTSSIQDLCSKTTCKNDGVCTVRDGKAECRCRSGEDWWYMGERCEKRGSTQDTIVIAVSSTVAVFALMLIVTLVSVYCTRKKYRKKMSSNKVNSTLQNNYAF, encoded by the exons CCAACTCCAGAAAACTTCG ACATAGATGGTGGAATGGACCAGGACATATTCGATATCAATGAAG GTTTGGGACTGGACCTTTTTGAGGGTGACATCAGACTAGATGGG GCACAGGTTAGAAATTCCATCATTGGAGAAGATTATAGATGGCCTCATACAATTCCATATGTTCTAGAAGATAGCTTGG aaATGAATGCTAAGGGAGTTATCCTCAATGCATTTGAACGCTATCGCCTAAAAACATGTATTGACTTTAAGCCTTGGACTGGAGAAACAAACTATATATCAGTGATCAAGGGCAGTGG CTGTTGGTCTTCAGTAGGAAATAGGCGGGTTGGGAGGCAAGAACTTTCCATCGGGGCAAACTGTGACCGAATAGCAACGGTTCAACATGAGTTCCTCCACGCTCTGGGATTCTGGCATGAGCAGTCGCGTTCTGACCGGGATGACTATGTCAGAATAATGTGGGACAGAATTCAGTCAG GCAGAGAGCACAATTTTAATGCCTACAGTGACAGCGTAACAGATTCCCTGAACGTTGCCTATGATTACACTTCAGTAATGCACTACAGCAAAACTGCATTCCAAAATGGAACCGAGCCAACAATTGTCACAAGAATCTCAGACTTTGAGGATGTGATTGGCCAACGAATGGATTTCAGTGATGCTGATCTCCTAAAATTGAATCGACTGTATAACTGCT cctCCTCCTTGAGTTTTATGGACTCGTGCAATTTTGAACTGGAAAATGTGTGTGGTATGATCCAAAGTTCAGGAGATAATGCTGACTGGCAACGGGTTTCACAGGTTCCCAGGGGGCCAGAGAGTGATCACTCCAACATGGGCCAGTGCCAAG GTTCTGGTTTCTTCATGCATTTTGATACCAGTTCTGTAAATGTAGGGAACACAGCAGTGCTAGAAAGTAGAACGCTGTACCCTAAGAGAGGATTTCAGTGCTTGCAATTTTACTTATACAACAGTGGAAGTGAAAGTGATCAACTGAACATCTACATCAGGGAGTATTCTGCAGACAATGTGAACAGTAATTTAATCCTTgtggaagaaataaaag AAATACCCACTGGGAGCTGGCAACTTTATCACGTAACGTTACAAGTGACCAAGAAGTTTAGAGTGGTGTTTGAAGGACGCAAAGGCTCTGGCGCATCACTGGGTGGTCTGTCTATTGATGACATCAATCTTTCGGAAACACAGTGCCCTCATCATACGTGGCATATAAGGAATTTCACAGAGTTCATTGGCAGCCCAAATGGAACTCTGTATAGCCCTCCATTTTACTCTTCTAAAGGTTATGCCTTTCAGATTTTCTTAGATCTAGCTGATGTGACTAATGCAGGCATATATTTCCACTTGATTTCTGGAGCCAATGATGATCAATTACAGTGGCCATGTCCTTGGCAACAAGCCACAATGACACTTTTGGATCAAAATCCTGACATTCGACAGCGTATGTCCAATCAGCGGAGTATAACTACAGATCCATTTATGACCACTG GTAATGGAATCTATTTTTGGGACAGGCCTTCCAAAGTGGGAGCAGTGGCTTTTTTCCCTAATGGAACTGAGTTTAGAAGAGGTAGGGGCTATGGAACCAGTGCCTTTATAACCCATGAGAGGCTGAAAAGCAGagattttataaaaggaaatgatGTTTATATCCTATTGACAGTGGAAG ACATATCTCACCTTAATTCTACACAAATCCAGCCATCACCAACCTCTAGCATCCAAGACCTCTGCTCAAAAACCACCTGTAAAAATGATGGTGTCTGCACTGTTCGAGATGGCAAAGCTGAGTGCAG GTGCCGGTCAGGGGAAGACTGGTGGTACATGGGAGAAAGGTGTGAAAAGAGAGGCTCCACCCAAGACACCATTGTCATTGCCGTTTCATCTACTGTTGCTGTGTTTGCCTTGATGCTGATCGTCACTCTTGTCAGTGTCTATTGCACCAGGAAGAAATATCGTAAAAAGATGAGTTCAAATAAAGTGAATTCGACTCTGCAAAAT AATTATGCTTTTTGA